The DNA window TTATTTATTCTGATTAAATTATAACATAATTTTAAAGAAAAGAATAGTATAGTAGATATTATAGTATTTGGATTTTTGGTTAAGATAAAATGATACTTATAAGTAAAATTAATGTATATTTTTAGAAAATTTGATATAATTAAAGTAACAATAATTTATAGTGAGGGCAGAATGATGAAAATATCTGTGATAGGTTCGGGAAGTTGGGGAACTGCGTTAGCACAAGCAGTTGTTGATAACGGTCATGAATTACGCTTATATTCAAGAAGTGAGAAGTCGAGAGATGAAATTAATGAAAATCACACTAATAGTAGGTATTTAAAAAATGCTGTTTTACCAAAAGAAGTGATTGCTACTAGCGATTTAAAAGAAGCAGTAGAATTTGCAGATGTAATTGTTATAGCAGTCCCTACAAAAGTGATGAGAGAAGTAGCAAGAGATATTAATAAATATTTAGAACGACCTAAGTTTATTATCCATGTTTCTAAAGGTTTAGAGATGGAAACTAATAAGAGAATGTCAGAAGTTATATCTGATGAAATTGATAGTGTTAAATTAAAAGGAGTAGGGGTATTAAGTGGTCCTTCTCATGCAGAAGAATTAATATTAAGAAATCCTACAGTTGTTGCTATTGCATCTAAAAATGACGAATTAAATAAAATAGCTCAAGAGATATTCCACAATAAATATTTTAGAATATATGTTAATAAAGATATAATTGGTGTTGAAGTTGGCGGAGCGCTTAAGAATATTATTGCTCTTGGATGTGGAATGATTGATGGAATGGAATATGGTGATAATGCCAAAGCAGCATTATTAACACGTGGACTAATTGAGATAACGAGATTAGGAAAAAAACTAGGAGCTGATGAAATGACGTTCTTAGGACTTGGAGGAATAGGTGATTTAGTAGTAACATGTACATCTAAACATTCAAGAAACTATAATTGCGGTTATTTAATAGGACAAGGATATTCATTAAAAGAAGCGATTGAAAAATTAGACATGGTAGCTGAAGGAGTACGAACTACAAAAGTTTGCTATTTCTTATCAAAAGAATACGACGTTTATATGCCTATAACTGAAAATATTTATAAGGTTCTTTATGAAGGATTAAGCATTAAGGATTGTGTAAATAACCTTATGAATAAAATGGCTGCAGAAGAATTAAACAAATTTGAGTAAAATCAGTCTATATATTATTGTATAAATAGAAAAAATCGAAAGAATTGTTAAAAATATTGCAAAAATGCTTAAAAAACGCTAAAATTCGGTAATAAAACCTTGATTATTAGCGATTTATATGGTAATATTTAATAAGTGAAACGGGAGAACCGTTACTCAATAATGGAGGTAAAGAATTAATGAACAAATCAGAATTAATTTCAAAAGTTGCTGAGAAATCAGGACTACAAAAAAAACAAGCAACTGCAGCTATCGAAGCATTCGTAGAAACAGTTGAAGAAACTTTAGCTAAAGGTGAAAAAATCCAAATTATCGGATTTGGTAACTTTGAAGTAAGAGAAAGAGCTGCTCGTAAAGGACGCAACCCTCAAACTAACGAAGTTATTGAAATCGCTGCAAGCAAAGTTCCTGCTTTCAAAGCTGGTAAAGCTCTTAAAGATGCAGTTAAATAATAACAATTTAATTCAAAAAGAGGAGTTACTACTTAGTAGCTCTTTTTTTTATAAAAAATGGAGGATAGCTTTGAAAAATAAAGAACAATCACAAGAACTTATAAAAACATTATTAGAAAATATTGGAGAAGATACATCTAGAGCTGGATTATTAGATACACCAAAAAGATGTGTAAAAATGTATGAAGAGTTATTATCTAAAACAAATGTTGATCCAAAAGAGGAAATCAATACATTTTTTGAATCAGATAATGATGAACCTATTTTAGTAAAGGATATTCAGTTCTATTCTTTATGTGAACACCACATGTTACCTTTTTATGGAGTTTGTCACATAGCTTATGTACCAAATAATAAGAAAATTACAGGGCTTAGTAAATTAGCACGCCTTGTGGAAAGTGCAAGTCGTAGACTTCAAATTCAAGAAGATATGACACTTATGTTAGTGAATGCAATAGAAGAACAATTACAACCCAAAGGTGTCTATGTAATTATAGAAGCTGAACATATGTGTATGGCTATGCGTGGAATTAAGAAAATTGGTTCTAAAACAGTGACAAGTAAGAAAACTGGTGTTTTCTTAGAGGATACAGAATTAGTTAAGGATATTCAATATAAAATTAAGTTATAGTATTAACAGGAGTAGATTATGAAAGAAAGTAGCTATATTATTATTAGAGCAGAAGTCGATAATGTAAAAGTAATTACGAAAAAGACGAATAATGAAGAAGCTTTAGAGATACTAAATAAGGGAGAAGTTATTATTCTAAATATTTTTGATAATATCGTAAACTTTAAAGTACAGGGAAGAGCGAGAATAGTATCAAATTTAGATCAAGTAATTTCAGAATAAAAAAAGTTCGCAGAAATTTTTCTGCGAACTTTTTATCATTTTACTAGAATAGTAATTTGTCTGCTCCACCTAGTTTGTAGTCTAGAGCTGCCATAGCTAGTACGTTAATGAAGTGCCATGGACGGTCGAATTCTGGTTGGAAGAATATATCAGCAAGTGCTAATTGTTCTAATGTCCATTCTGCTGCGATAGCTATAGATAATGCTGCGATAGCACTAGATACGTCATGTTTAGACATAAATTGAGCTCCTAGAACTCTGTGCGTATCTTCGTCGAAGTAGATTTTCATGTGAACTAAATTATTTTCTTTTCTCATGAAGTCTGGGTAAATTCTTTCTTCTACATATTTAGAAGCTACTTTACCATCATATAGACCAACACCGTTTTGAGATAAACCAGTACTTACAAATTTGTAATCAAAGAATGATAATGCAGAAGTACCATTTACTGCAGGCATTTTAGTTTTAGTACCCATAGCGTTTAATGCAGCAACTACACCTTGACGGCGAGCTAGAGTAGCAAGAGCTATTGGTAATTCTCCACGAGTTGGAGCATATGGAAGAAGAGTTGAATCTCCTCCTGCGTATACATCTTTTGCAGATGTTTCTAAGTATTCGTTAGTAACAACAAAACCACGTTCTGTCATTTCTAATTCTCCATTTAACCAAGATGCATCTGGACGAACACCAACAGAAACGATTACTGTATCTGCTTCGTATTCACCTTTGTCTGTTACTACAGCTGTAACTTTTCCGTTTTCACCTTTGAATGAAAGAACTTTTTCCCCACCACGAACTTTAAGGTTGTGTTTAGCACCTTCTTCAGTAAGAATATCAGTAAGTTCTTGGTCTAGATAAGTGTTTAAGATTCTTGGAGCAAAGTCAACAACAGTTACGTCGATACCGTGTTTAGCATAAGATTCTGCTACTTCAAGACCGATGTACCCACCACCGACTACAACTGCTTTTTTACTGTTTTGCATACAATCATATACATCTTGAGTATCTTCTGGTCCTCGGAAAGTGTGGATGTTTTCTAATTCAATTCCTTCGAATGGAGGCTTAATTGCTGCTCCACCAGGACTTAATAATAATTTATCGTAACTTTGTTTTTCTTCACCATCTGCTGTTTTAACAACAACGTATTTTTCTTTTGAATTTAATCCTACAACATCGCTGTTACAGTGAATGTTAATACCTTGAGAACGGTAAGACTCCTCTGTTGCAAAGTGTAGTTCGGATAACGCTTTAGATGTCCCATCTAAATAAGATTGGCTACCTCAACCCATAAATGAAGCCCCAGCGCCTCTTTCATATAAATGAATTTCAGCATTAGGCTCGTTTTTTAAAATAGTTTGAACAGCTTCGTATCCGAAGTGAGATGTTCCAACAACTACG is part of the Gemella haemolysans ATCC 10379 genome and encodes:
- a CDS encoding NAD(P)/FAD-dependent oxidoreductase, whose protein sequence is MKYVVVGTSHFGYEAVQTILKNEPNAEIHLYERGAGASFMGUGSQSYLDGTSKALSELHFATEESYRSQGINIHCNSDVVGLNSKEKYVVVKTADGEEKQSYDKLLLSPGGAAIKPPFEGIELENIHTFRGPEDTQDVYDCMQNSKKAVVVGGGYIGLEVAESYAKHGIDVTVVDFAPRILNTYLDQELTDILTEEGAKHNLKVRGGEKVLSFKGENGKVTAVVTDKGEYEADTVIVSVGVRPDASWLNGELEMTERGFVVTNEYLETSAKDVYAGGDSTLLPYAPTRGELPIALATLARRQGVVAALNAMGTKTKMPAVNGTSALSFFDYKFVSTGLSQNGVGLYDGKVASKYVEERIYPDFMRKENNLVHMKIYFDEDTHRVLGAQFMSKHDVSSAIAALSIAIAAEWTLEQLALADIFFQPEFDRPWHFINVLAMAALDYKLGGADKLLF
- a CDS encoding HU family DNA-binding protein produces the protein MNKSELISKVAEKSGLQKKQATAAIEAFVETVEETLAKGEKIQIIGFGNFEVRERAARKGRNPQTNEVIEIAASKVPAFKAGKALKDAVK
- the mtrB gene encoding trp RNA-binding attenuation protein MtrB codes for the protein MKESSYIIIRAEVDNVKVITKKTNNEEALEILNKGEVIILNIFDNIVNFKVQGRARIVSNLDQVISE
- the folE gene encoding GTP cyclohydrolase I FolE, whose product is MKNKEQSQELIKTLLENIGEDTSRAGLLDTPKRCVKMYEELLSKTNVDPKEEINTFFESDNDEPILVKDIQFYSLCEHHMLPFYGVCHIAYVPNNKKITGLSKLARLVESASRRLQIQEDMTLMLVNAIEEQLQPKGVYVIIEAEHMCMAMRGIKKIGSKTVTSKKTGVFLEDTELVKDIQYKIKL
- a CDS encoding NAD(P)H-dependent glycerol-3-phosphate dehydrogenase yields the protein MMKISVIGSGSWGTALAQAVVDNGHELRLYSRSEKSRDEINENHTNSRYLKNAVLPKEVIATSDLKEAVEFADVIVIAVPTKVMREVARDINKYLERPKFIIHVSKGLEMETNKRMSEVISDEIDSVKLKGVGVLSGPSHAEELILRNPTVVAIASKNDELNKIAQEIFHNKYFRIYVNKDIIGVEVGGALKNIIALGCGMIDGMEYGDNAKAALLTRGLIEITRLGKKLGADEMTFLGLGGIGDLVVTCTSKHSRNYNCGYLIGQGYSLKEAIEKLDMVAEGVRTTKVCYFLSKEYDVYMPITENIYKVLYEGLSIKDCVNNLMNKMAAEELNKFE